A window from Agrobacterium tumefaciens encodes these proteins:
- a CDS encoding GNAT family N-acetyltransferase, translating to MLETERLILRLPRRADIPELFEFLGDPVAMRHTHCDKTLRECQRRVMVHEWRRRRDGCAPWVVVRRDNGRIVGWGGLYEDPFDPGWDFEVGYYFRPEVWGMGYASELVSAALGFADKQLKLPEVWAMVHPDNVGSKRVLEKAGFAFARHLPERSRLLFRRLRPAA from the coding sequence ATGCTGGAAACTGAACGTTTGATCCTGCGCTTACCCCGCCGTGCGGACATTCCGGAGCTCTTCGAGTTCCTTGGAGACCCGGTAGCGATGCGGCATACCCATTGCGATAAAACGCTAAGGGAATGTCAGAGGCGGGTGATGGTTCATGAGTGGCGAAGACGCCGGGATGGCTGCGCTCCATGGGTGGTGGTCCGTCGTGACAATGGTCGCATTGTTGGCTGGGGCGGTTTGTACGAAGACCCATTCGATCCCGGTTGGGATTTTGAGGTCGGATATTATTTTCGCCCGGAAGTATGGGGGATGGGGTATGCCTCCGAGCTCGTCAGCGCGGCCTTGGGTTTCGCAGATAAACAGCTCAAGCTTCCGGAGGTTTGGGCAATGGTCCATCCGGATAACGTGGGTTCGAAAAGGGTTTTGGAGAAAGCTGGTTTTGCGTTTGCGCGTCACCTTCCCGAGAGAAGCCGCCTGTTGTTTCGAAGATTGCGTCCAGCCGCATGA